A single Danio rerio strain Tuebingen ecotype United States chromosome 17, GRCz12tu, whole genome shotgun sequence DNA region contains:
- the tfb2m gene encoding dimethyladenosine transferase 2, mitochondrial precursor has product MAACGGCRFFVLTLRTLSSSASPCALPLTKHRTLSTSARTYSLDSFSSGTRKTPAQTERISPSSGGVQRNLSAVALPLTGQFRPLCRYDPLDLGDVDENEQKALVCKNLRRFIVDPALATIVTDHLSRDIDDGKAVIFECNPGPGVLTRALLNRGAQRVVALESDANFLPELLELESRLEGQLDVVHCDFFKLDPIGNGIMKPPVMYSEKLFSDLAISEVPWTADVPVKIVGLFTQRNERNLMWKMIYNLFERRSIFRYGRVELIMFISQKEYTKLVTRPRDYKNYQAFSALAQMAFDIELLHEEPLSSFLTTTNNNRKSASGSTLSQSENLCLVRITPREDLFSSHLTPLNGSTLVLMVKQCLAKRKGKLIQQINSWSPGMGSELISNLGFLDDTLTGDVYPDEYKRLFELMEQSGSFAESWLYQETLETTKIGHG; this is encoded by the exons ATGGCGGCGTGTGGAGGATGCAGGTTTTTTGTCCTGACTTTAAGAACTCTATCAAGTTCAGCCTCACCGTGTGCTCTGCCTTTAACGAAACACAGGACTCTGTCAACCTCAGCAAGAACATACTCCCTAGACTCATTCTCCTCTGGGACAAGAAAAACCCCGGCACAGACCGAGCGGATTTCTCCATCCTCTGGAGGCGTTCAGAGGAATCTCTCTGCTGTCGCTCTGCCCCTGACGGGTCAGTTTCGCCCGCTCTGCCGGTACGATCCTTTAGATTTGGGCGATGTGGATGAAAATGAACAGAAAGCACTGGTTTGTAAAAATCTGAGACGGTTCATCGTAGACCCTGCCCTCGCAACAATCGTGACCGACCACCTCAGCAGGGACATCGATGATGGGAAAGCTGTCATATTTGAGTGTAACCCAG GTCCTGGAGTGTTGACTCGTGCTTTGCTGAACCGCGGGGCCCAGAGAGTAGTTGCACTGGAGAGTGACGCAAACTTTCTCCCTGAGTTGCTG GAACTGGAGAGCAGACTGGAGGGGCAGCTGGATGTGGTTCATTGTGATTTCTTCAAACTGGACCCCATTGGCAACGGCATCATGAAACCCCCCGTCATGTACTCAGAAAAGCTCTTCTCTGACCTTGCCATCTCTGAAGTACCGTGGACAGCAG ATGTCCCAGTGAAGATCGTGGGTCTCTTCACACAGAGGAATGAGAGAAACTTGATGTGGAAGATGATTTACAACCTGTTTGAGCGCCGCTCCATTTTTCGCTATGGACGTGTGGAGCTGATCATGTTCATCAGTCAGAAAGAGTACACG AAACTAGTGACCCGTCCGAGGGATTATAAGAACTACCAAGCTTTCAGTGCCTTGGCGCAGATGGCCTTTGATATTGAGTTACTGCATGAA GAGCCATTGTCATCATTTTTGACTACAACCAACAATAATAGAAAGAGCGCGTCAGGGAGCACT ctATCCCAGAGTGAAAACCTTTGTCTGGTGCGTATCACCCCACGCGAGGACTTGTTTAGCTCTCATTTAACTCCCTTGAACGGCAGCACACTGGTCCTGATGGTGAAACAATGCCTTGCCAAGAGAAAAGGCAAACTGATTCAACAAATTAA CTCATGGAGTCCTGGCATGGGATCGGAGTTGATCTCAAATCTTGGTTTTCTTGACGACACACTGACAGGTGACGTTTACCCTGATGAGTACAAGCGTCTCTTTGAGCTGATGGAACAGTCTGGAAGCTTCGCTGAGAGCTGGCTTTATCAGGAGACGCTGGAAACCACAAAAATAGGCCACGGTTAA